One genomic segment of Spiroplasma endosymbiont of Poecilobothrus nobilitatus includes these proteins:
- a CDS encoding IS1/IS1595 family N-terminal zinc-binding domain-containing protein: MKCPNYQFFYCVKNGHNPEGKQKYLCKKCRASFDAFRDHFTYWSHLNYEQ; this comes from the coding sequence ATTAAATGTCCTAATTATCAATTTTTTTATTGTGTTAAAAATGGTCATAATCCTGAAGGAAAACAAAAATATTTATGCAAAAAATGTCGTGCTAGTTTTGATGCTTTTCGTGATCATTTTACGTATTGAAGTCATTTAAATTATGAACAGTAA
- the tig gene encoding trigger factor: MKFKAEKIQDKGIGKWYVIIDGTEWIDYIKKAEKKAAEQLEVPGFRKGKVPTDLIKKHLTEAKILDAAHHLVVNKAYKFSFDQKSDIEPFSSPVPSVKKISKTEYILQLEFDLKPEVKISKYTGFTDKQLKKTKIEVKKADIDDNINQLRNRFAIFKPKTTEITTGDTVIFDFEGFVDGKPFKGGSKATDFTLEIGSGQFIPGFEEAMIGLKTGDKKEINVTFPADYNVEELKSTPAIFKLNIKEVKTKELPELNDELAKDVNLKGIDTLAKLEEHVKNNIYEKLLKQEYDHFIGHLFRLIAEDSKIALPESIIRKEANQLKHEFEQKLQGQQMDIKTYKKRTGMSEEDIFNELFKDAKNRLENGVIVDAVVQNENITATEAEIDEQYEKLGKQFGIDGKALKETKLVSDQQVKEQVMYDKVFAFLYQNNGE, from the coding sequence ATGAAATTTAAAGCGGAAAAAATACAAGATAAAGGAATTGGAAAATGATATGTAATCATTGATGGTACAGAATGAATAGATTATATTAAAAAAGCTGAAAAAAAAGCAGCAGAGCAATTAGAGGTCCCTGGTTTTCGAAAAGGGAAAGTACCTACTGATTTAATTAAAAAACATCTAACTGAAGCAAAAATTTTAGATGCAGCACATCATTTAGTTGTTAATAAAGCTTATAAGTTTTCGTTTGATCAAAAATCAGATATTGAACCATTTTCATCACCAGTTCCAAGTGTAAAAAAAATTAGTAAAACAGAGTATATCTTACAATTAGAATTTGATTTAAAACCGGAAGTTAAAATTAGTAAATATACTGGTTTTACTGATAAACAGTTAAAAAAGACAAAAATTGAAGTTAAAAAAGCAGATATTGACGATAATATTAATCAATTGCGTAATCGTTTTGCAATTTTTAAACCAAAAACAACAGAAATTACAACTGGAGATACAGTAATTTTTGATTTTGAAGGTTTTGTTGATGGAAAACCATTTAAAGGTGGTAGTAAAGCAACAGATTTTACTTTAGAAATTGGGAGTGGTCAATTTATTCCCGGTTTTGAAGAAGCCATGATTGGTTTAAAAACAGGTGATAAAAAAGAAATTAATGTTACTTTCCCGGCTGATTATAATGTTGAAGAATTAAAATCAACTCCTGCTATTTTTAAGTTAAATATTAAGGAAGTTAAAACAAAAGAATTACCAGAATTAAATGATGAATTAGCAAAAGATGTTAATTTAAAAGGTATTGATACATTAGCTAAATTGGAAGAGCATGTTAAAAATAATATTTATGAGAAATTATTAAAACAAGAATATGATCATTTTATTGGTCATTTATTCCGCTTAATTGCAGAAGATTCAAAGATTGCTTTACCAGAATCAATTATTCGTAAAGAAGCAAATCAATTAAAACATGAGTTTGAACAAAAGTTACAAGGTCAACAAATGGATATAAAAACGTATAAAAAACGAACAGGAATGTCAGAAGAAGATATTTTTAATGAGTTATTTAAAGACGCTAAGAATCGTTTAGAAAATGGTGTTATTGTTGATGCAGTTGTTCAAAATGAAAATATTACTGCAACTGAGGCAGAAATTGATGAACAATATGAAAAGTTAGGAAAACAATTTGGAATTGATGGTAAAGCATTAAAAGAAACAAAATTAGTATCCGACCAACAAGTAAAAGAACAAGTTATGTATGACAAGGTATTTGCCTTTTTATATCAAAATAATGGTGAATAG
- a CDS encoding ECF transporter S component, whose product MQTKIKNLFYLDTKRIVAMAIVIALYVLLSWLSKIMNLTVFPVAPFLKIELTDFLMLLSVRLFGIIYASFLTISISWLRMVYLGDTPIDVFALMLADLIFLLFFWLWDNFLRKGFNRLFKNNFLKKVDYLITTINVSLATIIVSFVMTLFNWLFIYEMYAHFLHLPRETVQWFKSILVPIVIPFNLLKFTINSIVFILIYRAVIHLQKQFIIIKPTKKVTEVLHDYNIIDEIYF is encoded by the coding sequence ATGCAAACAAAAATAAAAAATTTATTTTACTTAGATACAAAAAGAATTGTGGCAATGGCAATTGTAATTGCTTTATATGTTTTATTGTCATGATTAAGTAAAATAATGAATTTAACAGTTTTCCCCGTTGCTCCATTTTTAAAAATTGAGTTAACTGATTTTTTAATGTTATTATCTGTTCGTTTGTTTGGTATTATTTATGCTAGTTTTTTAACTATTAGTATTAGTTGATTACGAATGGTTTATTTAGGTGATACTCCAATTGATGTATTTGCTTTAATGTTAGCAGATTTAATTTTTTTATTATTTTTTTGATTATGGGATAATTTTTTACGAAAAGGATTTAATCGCTTGTTTAAAAATAATTTTTTAAAAAAAGTTGATTATTTAATTACAACAATAAATGTTAGTTTAGCAACAATTATTGTTTCATTTGTAATGACATTATTTAATTGATTATTTATTTATGAGATGTATGCTCATTTCTTACATCTTCCCCGCGAAACAGTACAATGATTTAAAAGTATTTTAGTACCGATAGTTATTCCTTTTAATTTATTGAAATTTACAATTAATAGTATTGTTTTTATCTTAATTTATCGTGCAGTAATTCACCTTCAAAAGCAATTTATAATAATAAAACCAACAAAAAAAGTAACAGAAGTATTGCATGATTATAATATTATTGATGAAATTTATTTTTAA
- a CDS encoding transposase, with protein MIQISLLGQSSKMISHFIKTSPKTAWYNRQKIMKSKQLENTQLKFKTLNGQIQIDETFIKEIHKGNFKDKFDKRKIHLDSFLTNTKCCIQMAVDSNNNIYVKSTNTKRLQKQWIIENINKQLIKENSIIIYDMQPLYLLVAKQTNSILLATKTSTNPDASYLKLNKISKLQSKLKESLIHYHGLGFTNIQNYLNLWKWKYQHKGLTPNQQSSVLYFNV; from the coding sequence TTGATTCAAATTTCATTATTAGGCCAATCTAGTAAAATGATTTCCCACTTTATTAAAACATCACCGAAAACAGCTTGATATAATCGCCAAAAAATAATGAAATCAAAACAATTAGAAAACACCCAATTAAAATTTAAAACGTTAAATGGCCAAATTCAAATCGATGAAACATTTATTAAAGAAATCCACAAAGGTAATTTTAAAGATAAATTTGATAAAAGAAAAATTCATCTTGATTCATTTTTAACCAACACTAAATGTTGTATTCAAATGGCTGTTGATAGCAATAATAATATTTATGTTAAATCAACCAACACAAAACGATTACAAAAACAGTGAATTATTGAAAATATTAATAAACAATTAATCAAAGAAAATTCAATTATTATTTATGACATGCAACCATTATATTTATTAGTAGCAAAACAAACAAATTCTATTTTATTAGCAACTAAAACTAGTACAAATCCTGATGCTAGTTATCTGAAGTTAAATAAAATTAGTAAATTACAATCAAAACTTAAAGAATCCTTAATTCATTATCATGGCTTAGGTTTCACGAACATTCAAAATTATTTAAATCTCTGAAAATGAAAATACCAGCATAAAGGTTTAACGCCAAACCAACAATCATCGGTATTATATTTTAACGTATAA
- a CDS encoding DUF3196 family protein, which translates to MQTPLNYYDELIDKIKELISNHNYNGAFIKINDELMMPYIPRQVEELLTTLLQEVNEKIREQKPSETTVWTLAKISDILANPSDKETQLLAFQYLKDQNLRQILPVIRQYFLNKKVTDFAKIYLLYLLKKQEITEIFEVKKTNGIFHLIPSQIIPYKENEQVKTIMKLLDQWVYNDNPSLYHTCLYLLETYYYNSYPYFLENNEEKALTIAIIYQGHRMYGEEIVIQDLAEQFTVQVEIVKKYLPYLDQQEL; encoded by the coding sequence ATGCAAACACCATTAAATTATTATGATGAATTAATTGATAAAATTAAAGAATTAATTAGTAATCATAATTACAATGGTGCATTTATCAAAATTAATGATGAATTGATGATGCCTTATATTCCTCGACAAGTTGAAGAATTATTAACAACATTATTACAAGAAGTTAATGAAAAAATCCGAGAACAAAAACCAAGTGAAACAACAGTTTGAACATTAGCAAAAATTAGTGATATTTTAGCGAATCCATCTGATAAAGAAACCCAATTATTAGCTTTTCAATATTTAAAAGATCAAAATTTACGACAAATTTTACCAGTAATTCGTCAATATTTTCTGAATAAAAAAGTCACTGATTTTGCAAAGATTTATTTATTATACTTATTAAAAAAACAAGAAATTACAGAAATATTTGAAGTGAAAAAAACAAATGGTATTTTTCACTTGATTCCAAGCCAAATAATACCATATAAAGAAAATGAACAAGTTAAAACCATAATGAAATTATTAGACCAATGAGTTTATAATGATAATCCTAGTTTATACCATACTTGTTTATATTTGCTAGAAACATATTATTATAACTCATATCCTTATTTTTTAGAAAATAATGAAGAAAAAGCATTAACGATTGCAATTATATATCAAGGTCATCGGATGTATGGTGAAGAAATAGTAATCCAAGATCTGGCAGAACAATTTACAGTTCAAGTTGAAATAGTAAAAAAATATCTTCCTTACTTAGACCAACAAGAATTATAA
- a CDS encoding inorganic diphosphatase, with amino-acid sequence MSKNNVLPIIVEIPKGSGHKYEYDLKTGRIVLDRVLYGANFYPGEYGFIENTLDWDGDPLDVISLSTYPTIPGCQINVRILGTINMIDNGEIDTKLMAVMADDPRFNHIQTLEDVPLAIRNEIETFFLQYKTLQKKEIKINGWSGLDQALKEIKECQERYLEYKDILETKGKNAVMKIWKAKGLGQI; translated from the coding sequence ATGAGTAAAAATAATGTTTTACCAATTATCGTTGAAATCCCTAAGGGGTCTGGTCATAAATATGAATATGATCTTAAAACGGGGCGAATTGTTTTAGATCGTGTTTTATATGGTGCTAATTTTTATCCAGGAGAATATGGTTTTATTGAAAATACATTAGATTGAGATGGCGATCCCCTTGATGTAATCTCATTAAGCACTTACCCCACAATTCCTGGTTGTCAAATCAATGTTCGTATTTTAGGAACAATTAATATGATTGATAACGGGGAAATTGACACAAAATTAATGGCTGTGATGGCTGATGATCCGCGTTTTAATCATATTCAAACTTTAGAAGATGTTCCATTAGCAATACGAAATGAAATTGAGACTTTCTTTTTACAATATAAAACCTTGCAAAAAAAAGAAATTAAAATTAATGGTTGAAGTGGCTTAGACCAAGCTTTAAAAGAAATTAAAGAATGTCAAGAACGTTATTTAGAATACAAAGATATTTTAGAGACAAAAGGAAAAAATGCTGTAATGAAAATTTGAAAAGCAAAAGGATTAGGGCAAATTTAA